The sequence below is a genomic window from Alosa alosa isolate M-15738 ecotype Scorff River chromosome 5, AALO_Geno_1.1, whole genome shotgun sequence.
TGCTGGAGAAGACGTAGATGATGGGGTCCAGGGCAGAGTTCAGGAAGTTTAACCCAAAAGACGCAATGGTGAGCTGGGTGAAGGTGTAGAAGGCGTTACAGTCCCATGGGCGATACGAGCGGATGACCCACAACCCGATGGTCGTCACTGTGGTGGGCAGGAAGCAAACCATGTACACTGTGACAATAacgacacacactctcatcgcCTTGCGCACCTTGGCCAGTTTTCCCATCTGTCGCTTCTTCAAGGAGCTGGAGATCTGGATGGAACAGAAGAGCAGCATGGCCAGTGGGAGGATGAACTCCAGGACTGTCAGGATACGGTATGTACCCACCATGATGGTGGAACCGTCCTCCTTGTATGAAGCGAAGAAGAAGCACTGGGTGTTGTTGCGGATGTTCTTGATATGGTTGAATGCCAGTATGGGAACCCAAGTGCTGATCACCAGGAGCCAGACAAACAGCAAAACAAATGCAGCCTGCTGCTTGGTAATGCGGTTAAAGTAGTGGTGAGGATGGACCACCTGGAGGAAGAGGACTGTGATGAGAAAATGTTTGATAAAGTCACAGTCCTGTCTTCTTCTTCAATCAGATTATGTTTCAGAAttagtaaaaaataaattagcatGATCTACTGATTGTGGTCTGGGcccttaaagcgatggttcggagtaatttcatcctagggtcctttgcacaatgaccccgagccaaacaccctgattatctgctactataccgctgcgtcgacgtttcttccgtgatttgggaaaagcccgtaaaagtcctggcaggaagcgattacatcaacgttttttggtatatccagtttttttatattttttttccgaagtgtttacaacttagtgttaactaataattgttgcaaactggactacgaacaaaatattagtgcattcctggatctacatccttatgcatgcttcctgccaggacttttacgggcttttcccaaatcacggaagaaacgtcgacgcagcggtatagtagcagataatcaggcaagtgttatttatataaactcctggtgcacttacaaactttctaatgcctcgttattggactaaaggtcatagttgtactactgtagaagtttcgtaccattcagggcattattagtggggtaatttacgagataaaagttggttccattacgactgcaaaacgtcattagtttctgacagcgctacccgaccaagggaaaaaaggttctgggagggtgtttggctcggggtcatggtgcaaaggaccctagggtgaaattactccgaaccatcactttaAGCTCTATACTGTAAATTCAGTGGAAGACAGATGCCCAAGAGGATATCCCATAAGGTGAGACCTTGTATTCTCATTCAGAAAACATTTGTAATCATGGCATTtttaaaagtcacacacacacacttgcttattGCAACTATTCAAACAATTACAACTATTTATCATTAGATTTAGCAAACTATTTCGTCTTTCAATTATAATTAACTTAGCTAGCTTCTTGGGTCAAAGTAGGTTACTCCTGGTTGAGAATCACTGCTTCAATATTTCTAGAACACTAATTAGTTGTTTGGTATTATCCTATATCCTGTGACAAATATGTTGAGAGAACATGATATAATGATAGTTTCCTCACCTTAAAGTAGCGGTTAATGGCCACCAAGGTCATCAGTGCAATGCTGGCCGAACGATTGCAAAACATGAGGAAGAGATGGATCCGGCACAAGCCATCTCCAAACATCCAATAGCCCCTAAGAAGGGTGTCAATCCTCAGCGGCAGACTCACTAGAACCAGGAAGTCCGCAATGACCAGGTTGAAGAGGAACAAGTTGTTGGTGTTCCAAGCCTTCAGTTTAAACCAGAAGATCCACAGGGCGAATATGTTTCCCAGCAGTCCCAGTATGACATCAATGGTGAAGACTGGCGGTAGGATCACGCCTTCCAGTTGAATACCGACTGGTGGAcagctgccaccaccaccaccaggaaATGGAGTTGTGAGATTTGGCTCTAAGAGCATTTTTGGAAATAAAAATTACAGTAGTCAGGATTGTTAATAGCAGTCAGGATTGTTAGCACTCCACATAACTCTTAGGAATGAGGAGGTATATATGACCACAGTAAGAGACATTTTGAAATTCAGGACATTTCCcacttctctcttccccttttctGTGGCAAGCAAtcatgtaaaacagtgattctTGAGATCTGGGACAAAACATGTCAGATAAAACAAGGTTTTGGGGTAAAATTATGCATAATATTAATTTGAAAAAATTACTCATAATCCTAATCAGGACCAGGGTAGTACAACAAAGCATAATTTCATGTTGCctcataaaacatttttattttaaatggtaTAGTATGTAATCAGTGCATAGAAAACCCCATGTCGGGAAGCAGGTCTCTTCACTTTAACATACCTTTAAAAGATGTCaaagtaatgtaaaatatattgTAAAATGTATGTCATAACGATTATTATAATGTATTTAGTTAAGTAAATCATTTCATCAGTATCAAAAGTTAAAAATTGAACTTGTGTCCGAGTTTTGGTCAACACCCTCAGACTTTTTTTGTAATAATAAAGATCAGGAATAATTGTGGGTAGCTAAAACTCAGAGGACCCCTTTAGCACTTCTTAGTGCTTCCTCATGCCATGATACCTTTCTAGCTCTGGTAAGTTTTTCATATTTTGTGTATTTAATATCCATCTATTAACACCTGGCATCATGTCACAACCATAGTGTGTCAACACCAACATGACCAAAATGTACCATTTGTGTTCCAAGATGTTCTGTAATAAAGGCTTAATTGATTAAGATTATAGAAATCACAGGCAACATATGCTAAAAAAACAGATGCTCCTGTAAGAAATACATGTGATATAAGAAGAAAATATAGTATTTTGTCAACACTATCAGATGTCAGTACCATCAGAATTTGTATAAATGTgatttcactttgacattaaaaagggttttttgtaaattattgtaaaaattTACAAATGaaattgatcaagattccatttataaaaccAGTAACTAAGGAAATATCCAAGGGcagtgaatactttttataggcactgtatatcTGCCAAGGTGATGTATTTCATTGAAGAGGAACATGTGAGTCACCTGTAACCTATTTTTGGTATTTGTGAGGGTTCAATAGTCATTTTGAATGTAAAATGTTcctgtttgtttacattttattgTGCCTTGTCAACTCCGTCAGATGGACtttacattgtttttatttcatgtgtaaTTTTTATACTTCTAAATATCTTTGTTTATTATGAAGGTTAAAAACAAAACCTTACAATCTATAGAACCAAAACTGTATGCATTAAACACTGACTTGTCTGACTTTAGATTCTGAAATTCTATGTGTCTGATGGTGAAAATCTTCAAAATATTTTGTAAACCAATCAGTCGAAGGTCAAATGATGAATTGTAATAGAAAACATATCAGAATGTGTCTAAAGTTTTAATATCTTGAGGCACATGTTTTAATATCTTGAGGAACAGAAGCATGTAACCTAAAAACTTAAGGCAGGCAGTTACAAGCGGGCTGGGCAGCGTCCATTTACCCAGTGGAAGTTGGTTGCAGGGGGTTTTATGAGCAGGTCGGCTATCCAGCTTCTCAGAGCTGCTGGAACGTCAGGCACAAGTCTGCAGAGGGCCAGCAAGGAGCTagcagaggagacagagagctaGCTACTGGCTGTGGCTATGGAGGAAAGACAACACATGGGCCAGACACCCCAATAGGGTCAGCAGCAGGGAGACATCCCTATACAACCAGAGATGTACTGGCTAGGGGGCGAAACATCAGTGAAAGGTGCTACCAGCTAAAGACCCTGTAGCTGACCCCAAGTGCACTGGAGGAAGTGAGACAGGCAAGATGCCATGCAAGTAATTTACATTACAGTTATATTACCTGCTAACTTTGGTCATGCTACAGGGTACCATTATGCTTTACTATTTGTAACATAGTTGCCATTAGGCAGTTAATGTAAAATGATGAAATACCAATAATAACTGTTTACACTAAATACATATTTGCAATAACATTAGGCTATTAGTAAACTAGCTAGACTTCAAGAAATAAATTCGCTGATTTCTTCAGTCGTTATAAACCATTTTCAACGACTTAATATGAACACAGTTTAATCCATAGACTGGTTTAATCAATGTAACAGATGAAGTCTAAAACTTTTTTGTCACAATGCTATTACAAATACAGAAAGTTCTACTAACTgttacattttatttacattttgaccAATAGTGAAAATAGTTTGACAGGACAAACAGGACAACAAACAGCAGTACAAACTGTGAATGGCACAGGCATTTCAAAATGGGGTTCTTTTGTGGGGCCAACTGTACAAATGATTGTGGAAGTTTTGAAATCACAGGATTACCATGACCAAATTGTCTCAGTGAGCAGCGTGACTCTCCAGCGTACCCAAACCTAGCCCAGGCATTTCGAAATGGGTTTTTTTTGTGGGGCCAACTGTACAAATGATTGTGGAAGTTTTGAAATCACAGGATTACCATGACCAAATTGTCTCAGTGAGCGGCGTGACTCGCCAGTGTACCCAAACctaacacatacagacatgaaCAAACTAATaaacagtaaaaataaaaaaatccatgTGCTAGACGGAGCGGAGTAGAAACATGGGTTCGCTGTTGCTCTCCGGGTAGGGTAAACATAGAAGCCATTCTGTGTTTTCGTTTTTCCGCATTTCcgttctggccgccgggtgaataaggcgaatggAGCCTTTCCAGATccattctcaatttcaattGAGATTCGAAAAGTGGCctggtgttaaccaggctaGTGAAATTCATTGCGCAATTTATCTCTGTCAATTTGACACCCCTTCATATTTTTCTTAGGACCGGAAGCCGGAGGGCAGGACTTAGGCACTCTATACAGGAGCAGTTTATGATATGGCCTCACTCCAGCTGTCAGCTCTCATGGACTTCAGCTCTTGCTGGATGGTGGATTGAGTTGCTCTCCTCTGTGTCCTGTCTGCAGCGCAGGGCACGGGGCAGAGCACCCAACAGCGCCCTCCTAAACATGGTGCTGGAGAAGACGTAGATGATGGGGTCCAGGGCAGAGTTCAGGAAGTTCAACCCAAAGGACACAATGGTGATCTGGGTGAAGGTATAGAAGGCGTTACAGTCCCATGGGCGATACGAGCGGATGACCAACACCCCGATGGTCGTCACTGTGGTGGGCAGGAAACAAACCATGAACACCGTGACAATAacgacacacactctcatcgcCTTGCGCACCTTGGCCAGTTTTCCCATCTGTCGCTTCTTCAAGGAGCTGGAGATCTGGATGGAACAGAAGAGCAGCATGGCCAGTGGAAGGATGAACTCCAGGACTGCCAGGATACGGTATGTACCCACCAGGATGGTGGAACCGTCCTCCTTGTATGAAACGAAGAATAAGCACTGGGTGTTGTTGTGGATGTTCTTGATATGGTTGAATGCCAGCATGGGAACCCAAGTGCTGATCACCAGGAGCCAGACAAACAGCAAAACAAATGCAGCCTGCTGCTTGGTAATGCGGTTAAAGTAGTGGTGAGGATGGACCACCTGGAGCAAGAGGACTGTGATGAGAAAACGTTTGATAATGTCACagtcctttcttcttcttcaatCAGATTATGTTTCAGAAttagtaaaaaa
It includes:
- the LOC125294623 gene encoding hydroxycarboxylic acid receptor 2-like, which gives rise to MLLEPNLTTPFPGGGGGSCPPVGIQLEGVILPPVFTIDVILGLLGNIFALWIFWFKLKAWNTNNLFLFNLVIADFLVLVSLPLRIDTLLRGYWMFGDGLCRIHLFLMFCNRSASIALMTLVAINRYFKVVHPHHYFNRITKQQAAFVLLFVWLLVISTWVPILAFNHIKNIRNNTQCFFFASYKEDGSTIMVGTYRILTVLEFILPLAMLLFCSIQISSSLKKRQMGKLAKVRKAMRVCVVIVTVYMVCFLPTTVTTIGLWVIRSYRPWDCNAFYTFTQLTIASFGLNFLNSALDPIIYVFSSTMFRRALLGALPRALRCRQDTEESTVSSARTQSTTQQELKSMSADSGSEAIS